The Myroides phaeus DNA segment TAGTAACTTTTTTTAGTGATTTTCATATCGCTATGTTATAGAAGTATAAGAGTTAAAGGGAGGGTGTGTATTATAATGATTTGTAAGAAAGTCGTTAAAAATAGAACAATGTAAGTGATAGTTGGTGAATAGTTGTTGATTTGAGGTGTATTGTCTGTTTTTTGTTGAAATATTGTAATTTGGTAATTGTTTGATTCTTATTAATTTATGAATATTTTTTATTATAAAGTATGGTGATTTATCAGTTTTATAATGTTATTTTCATTGCAACTTTACAATGTAGTATGAAATATATATAGTGGGGGCTAGTAAAAGTTTTTTGATTACAAATAAAATGTAATGAATTAAAATTTTTATATATGAAAAATACAAGAAAAGAACATGATTTCTTAGGAGAGTTAAATATTCCTAATGAATTATATTATGGTATTCAAACTTTCCGAGCTGTAGAAAACTTTAATATTACTGGCATTACTTTGCACCATGAGCCTAAACTTATTAAAGCTTTAGGATGGGTTAAAAAGGCAGCTGCTTTAGCTAATCGTGATTGTGGTGTATTAAATGATAAGATATGTGAGGCAATTTCTTTTGCTTGTGATGAAGTAATAGCAGGTAAATACGATAATCAATTTGTTAGTGATTTTATTCAAGGTGGTGCTGGTACTTCTGTAAATATGAATGCTAACGAGGTTATTGCAAATATAGCTTTAGAGTATCTGGGCTATGAAAAAGGACAATATGATTTTGTTCACCCTAATAATCATGTAAATTGTTCTCAATCTACTAATGACGCTTATCCTTCTGCTTTCCGTATTGCTTTATATCTTAAAATAGATGATTTCTGTATAGCACTTGAAAAACTTCAAAGTGCATTTCAACTTAAAGGTAAAGAATTTGATAGAGTCCTTAAAATGGGACGTACGCAATTGCAGGATGCTGTTCCAATGACTTTAGGACAAGAGTTTTCTGCTTATGCTACTACTATTGGAGAGGATTTACTCAGACTAAGAGAGGTGCAAAAATTAGTTTTAGAAGTAAATATGGGCGCAACTGCTATTGGAACGAAAGTAAATGCTCCTGAAGGATATCCAGAGT contains these protein-coding regions:
- the aspA gene encoding aspartate ammonia-lyase, with translation MKNTRKEHDFLGELNIPNELYYGIQTFRAVENFNITGITLHHEPKLIKALGWVKKAAALANRDCGVLNDKICEAISFACDEVIAGKYDNQFVSDFIQGGAGTSVNMNANEVIANIALEYLGYEKGQYDFVHPNNHVNCSQSTNDAYPSAFRIALYLKIDDFCIALEKLQSAFQLKGKEFDRVLKMGRTQLQDAVPMTLGQEFSAYATTIGEDLLRLREVQKLVLEVNMGATAIGTKVNAPEGYPELCVNYLAKETNLQLSLSPDLIEATSDTGAYVQIMGTLKRAAVKISKICNDLRLLSSGPRTGFNEINLPARQPGSSIMPGKVNPVIPEVVNQTCFYVIGQDLTVTMAAEAGQLELNVMEPVIGFAMFTSLDYLKNAIETLVDKCVLGITANEEHCANLVMNSIGIVTQLNPILGYEASASVAGEALISGKNIHEIVVLERKLISQEKWDEIYSLENLIHPKLINS